Below is a window of Acanthochromis polyacanthus isolate Apoly-LR-REF ecotype Palm Island chromosome 15, KAUST_Apoly_ChrSc, whole genome shotgun sequence DNA.
agctcctggacctGTTGTCTCAGCTGGATGATCTGTCTCCTGTACTGGACCCCCTCAGCCTGGTGCTCCTCCACTGtttgctccagcagaccacagATCTCCTCTGCAGCCGAGCAGAGCCGCTCCGTGACGAGCTTCCTGAGCATCTGAGACCTCCCCATCTCCCAGAACCCCGGAGAGCGGCAGCCCGGGACCTCCGGAGGAACTTTAAAATCAGAAGCAGTTTGAGTCTGCTGAGTCTTCTGAGTCTTTGGTTCCTCTTCGATGGGAAGAAGAACAGGAGTCTCATTTTGCAGCTCAGTCTGCTCAGTCTTCTGTAGAGGCAAGACCTTCTGAACGACCAGCTGAGGGTCTAAAAAACAGGAAAGACACCAAATATCATCTGATAATTAACAGTCCAGTGGTATCGAAGACAGAAGAAAGGTTCATATAAGAGTGCATATGAGTAATTCTGAATACTTTTTgtgaatttgtttgtttttgtgcccACAGCAGTTCCAGTGAGTTATAAAACCACCAGAGGACTATCCCCTGCTGTTtctctgattgtttttgtgtcgAAAGGTTTCACAGAATCTCCCGTTTAGCCGTGCACCAAGCAATGACGCACCGAAGTTCGGTAAAAAAGCATGGCGTTAATTATTTACCATTACTCTGGATTTACTTGACCTATTAACACGATTCAAAAACTggtagaaagttcaaaatccGCACTTTCGACACAAGTTTAAAAGGAGACTCATCGACGCTTCATCTTCCTGCTTCCTCCTCTTCAATCCGAGACGCCATTTTTACGCACCGGCGCGTCGACTCAGGTTTATATAggctatatgtatatattttggtttattttctttattttttgctgttcttttctgggtcttacagggttaatgAAAACTTCcttttccatcattattttctttctatTATTTAACTGCTGACAGAATCTGAGCAGCTGATTGGATGATGCGTTCAGGTGAGTCCTACCTGGTGGTAAAATGACCACACGCGGCTTGGAgacactgagctcctggacctcctggacctcctggaTGATCTGCGTCCTGTACTGGACCCCCTCAGCCTGGTGCTCCTCCGCTGTTTGCTCCAGCAGACTACAGATCTCCTCCGCAGCCGAGCAGAGCCGCTCCGTGACGAGCTGCCTGAGCATCTGAGACCTCCCCATCTCCCAGAACCAGAGAGCTGCAGCCTGGGACCTCCGGGGGCAGAAAACCACTCGTGGATGGATCAGACACGCAGCCGTTGTCAACACAGACTGTGCACACACTGCGCCAGTAGTAACTTGTAAAACGGGCAGGtctgcagcgccccctgctgccCTGGGGGACCAAGAGAGAGTGTCCAACATGGCCTTTTCCTCTTTGTGATCAGAGTTCTCTTGCTCTTCCAGCGTCACTCTGCCTTCACTGtacattttacagaatttaaaatGGTTGTTTGGAGTGAAACTTTTGCCACACGTTGCACAAAAATAAGTTTCTCCCCTGCGTGGACTCTCATGTGAGCAGGACGACTAGAGTTCTGAAGAAACGTTTTGGCACCTGTGAGGTTTCTTACATGCAGAATTAACTGGAAGCTTTGCTCGAACTCTTCGTGGCTCTATGTCCTCTGTGGCTTTTACCAAAAATGAGtctcttttaaaatttttacCCCAAACATGGTGAGACTTTTCTCTCCTCTGAGGCTGTTCCAGTTCTACAAAGACTAAAGAACCgtcactgctgtttaaacagTCAGGTCTGGTCCTCAGCTCTGATTTAAGATGCTTGACTTCAGCCTCAACATCTGGACTGATCCAGACGCACCgatcctcctgctcctctttgACCTGGTGGTTGATCTCCAGTTCCTCCAGGATTTGAATCTGCTCCACCTTGAAGACACacagcagagagggaggcggtTCTTCAGAGGCCGACCTGGTGTCTGAAAGAGAGAAGAAGTCTGCTGGTgagtggaaatgtgagacttcCAATGCATATCCTCCTGAGAACAGAGGAAAGGGGCCATCAgcggggtgggacaagagaaaaactgGTTTCAGGACaaataaatttacacaacaactgcatgttttaggatTTTGAACATGGATAATTTGAAATTTGACAGGTGGGATATAAataatgtcctccagttctggattGAGCCTTACGCCACTAACGGTGTATGATGAAAACTCACCTGCTCAGGTGTGCTGAGGGAGACCCCAACCGTTGGCGTCGGTGCACTGTGTCGGTCCTCCGGTACGAAGTCGAGCTCCCGTTCCAGAGTGTTTCCATTGATGCCATCAGTGTTCGCTTTATTTCTGCAGGTTGTCATGGCAACAAAACACTGCCCAGCCAAATAAAAAGTCACTCTGATATTTCtttggaccacctttagctttgaTTACAGCACTCATTCACGGTGGCATCATTTCCATAAGCTTTTAACaggatttatttctgtccagagttggattaatttttcaccaagatcttctATTGATGATACGAGAGTCAGaccaaagtcttctccagaacatctcaaaggttctcagtggggctgaggtctgaactctgtggaggacaatccatctcatgctccctgatccacgcATTCTTAACGTgagcccatgaatcctggcatcatcatctggGACGAAGAACTCCACTGATGAGAAGACCTGGtccttcagtatcttcaggtagtcagctgacctcattctttgctCATTCTTCATTCTACTGTTAGTTTCCTACAATCATCTAAGCGTTTGTTCCTGGAAGATGAAGGTTCTCCActgtccttcaggttttaataatgcgttggacgattcttaacctgattttagtcgtttcatctccttagttgttttctttgcttgatgcaggccaataatttgacccttctgagacagattaacatctttCCATGACTAAAGGGTATGTCTTCCATCATGGTTGTTAAAGAAATGAgaatcagctagggttaaataagatgtcatcactgcagtaattatctaATGGAAGGCTCTGACCTCTCTTTGAACAGGTAGTGTGTGTCAACAATGACTGATGAGACAACGAACAGTTAGAGAACCATCAATCTGAAGCCTTTTTGTCCTGATCCTCCTCACTGATCAGAACATCCCACAGGTTCtgagtggggctgaggtctggactgttttttctgattagctTCACTGATCTGTGGTTTTCTTacagctacacagctgtttagtcccaatcctttgagctCCCTTCTCATTGTCCGTGATGAGATGCTCTTAATTTCACTATTGAACATCTCCCTGAGCtgtcctgttgtttttttacggTTTGATTTCACCAAACGTTTCAGGGATCTTCGGTCCCGATCATTCAGGATtttgttccgaccacatttattcctggaggatgaagatTCTCCACTCTCCTTCCAGcttttaataatgcgttggacggttcttaacccgATTTTGTgctttcagaaatctccttagatGTTTTTTCTGCCTGATGCAgtccaataatttgacccttctgaaactGATTCACGTCTTTTCCCCGACCACAGCAGACGTCTTTGGACatgtttcagaaatgagaagctcatTAAATACCTCGGTTCTCATGCAGTAGTCATCCAcgggaaggctcttacctatctGCTTAGCTAAATCCAGGGGGTGACTTTtattttggccaggcagtgtatttATCTCATGTACATATTACAGggatgctaatgttagcatctTAGCTCAACAGCTCCTCCTGCGGATGACGTCTGTCAGAGCACCGACACGTCATGTGGTTCGGTCAGCGAATACATGCGCCGACAGAAAATATAGTCCCGCACCAGAAACTCTTGATATCCAATAATAGTTTTTTCTTAAGAAGtgcttccataataaataattctggaatttgtaaagacatgattataataaacataaaaacagcttttttttctttttttttttttacttttaataaaaatgcatgcaagatatatagcatggacttcaaaagtccctcagttatttATTGACCTGGACAATGTGTGAGTAATTTCGGACAGtttctgagtcattctggatcaattttgtgtctttgggataattttacagtcatttaagacacatttcatgtcattctggactaattttctgtaattatggatcattttcaagtcattctggacggGTCAATAtttaattgtgggacttttttttatcatagttgacattttagttatatccagtcatttttattaataagtgattgtttccataataaataattatagaatttgtaaagacatgatcataatgaacagaaaaacattttttttttttttttacttttaataaaaatgtatgcagatatatcccatggatttCAAAAGATCCTCAGTTATATCATCAGGCATTCTCTATGCAGGAATAGCTTGCAACAATCATATTTAAATAACCTCTCTCCATTGTGGCTGTTGTCTTTTCAAATCAACATCCTGTTTTAAACAAACAGAGCAGATGTGACAACTTTCCCTCAGcgtcagtgtttcctcagataTTGCTAATTTCACCGCTGCTCAGCTTCTCTGGACAAACAACAGCTTCCTGACTGGAGCTCTGGCTGCTATTTTATTCCGTTCTTTCTGGATTTgcatgtgcagcagcagagcggCTGATGAAGAACCCCGATAGACGGCAGCTCCTTCCATTTCATTAGAAAGCTATTTCACACAGCTGGAGGCAGCACAGTCCAGCGTCGCCTCCAGCGGAATTTCTTCCTCTTTCATGTGCGGGGATGACAGATCTTGTCTCTGCTGGGCCTTCATGTTGAGACTCCACTCCTGCTGAGGAGGAAACTCTTCTTCTGAGGCTTCAGCTGCATCTTTTAAACATGAAGGAATATTCACTCAGTCTAATTTGGTGATTTCCTCAAGCTCTGGGACAGAAACATGCAAAAGTTTTCCCCTCAGGTTCTGTCAATCTTTGTTTTCTCCCTGAAGCcactgaactgaactgtgtcCAGGAGAAAAggtgctcttattttgaaagggtTAAATTATTGCTTATGCTTTAAAAGTCAAACTTGTGGCATCTggaacatttcattttctgaatgatttgttgttttcaagCTTTCAGGATAGTTTAGCTTGACTCCAGCTCTTTAAATCCACAATTGTAAGCTCTGTTGTCaattgaaatcatttttttaattattgttttcttctGATCTTTGCAGacagtttttgtcagtttggctGACAAAAACCCTTAATTAATATTTCTAAttatttcagatgtttgtgATTTGGCTGTTGTTGCAAAAGATGCATCTGTTCCATATATTTTGAATATAAATGCTTAATTGATGTTGGCCAGACCTCAGGAGGCTGCAggaattttaaatcattttcctGCAAAACAAGTTACAAGACAACATCTTGTATAAATATTTGGATCACCAGATACTCATATTTTCAATCACAATTCACTAGAGAtatcaaaagcaaaacaaataaagcagaatatatatttttgtaataGTTAGGAGGGAAGTTGCACAAAAAAACTAAGCCACAATTTCAAAAAGCACGCAGCAAAGACCCAACAGTTTAAGACTCATTCATCAACGTTAGCTCAACAAATGTGACCGATAGCCCACTTCTTCTGAACCAACCTGTCCTTAGAGAGGAAACAATCTTACACACCTTAGATTAAACGGGGTGTAGCTGCCTGATGTATTTGTTCTGTTCATTATTGagtgtttaaacagagacaGCAAACACGAAGGAGTTCCAAGATGAGAAGTTTATTGGTTTGCAAAGTAGCTGTTTTTACAAaagcagggaggaggaggaaaaaaacaccgTCAAAGTGTACCGTCTTCATCTAAACACTGGTTCTGTGAACACTGTCAACAAGACACTGAATCTGGGGtcattttctgattatttttggaAGTGctcctgtctttttcttttttttttcccccccgtgTGACAACCAGAAAAAAGCTGCTCCGCTGATCAAACAGCTCGGGAAGATGAAAGACCTTCAGAAGATCACACAAGGCGACACCCGGTGATCCTCAGACTCCCTGAAAACTGGCGTCAAAGTCACGTTTAACCTTGTTTTGcagatgaaagaaaaagcagTCTGGGCTTTTCCATCCACGCAGGAAACTTTCCTTATTACAAAACACTCTTTTCAATTCatagaaacagcaaaaatgctTCAACCCTGCTGGTTACACGGGAATAAATAGAAATGATAACATGATTGCACAACCACACGACACATTAGCCTACTTCTACTTCATTAATGGACATGGTGAAGCCATTTAGCACTTTTTAGAAATTTTGCCTCATCGTTCTACTTGTTAAAAATCACGGGGAAATAGTTCAATTAGTCCAAATACTTGCTGTGGGCGTCTAAATGTTTGTGTCAGCAGCGAAATTTAATATCAAGAGAAGCACTAAGCTTTCATTTTCATACACGCTAGGCTAGAAAAGTAAACAGGCGGAAAGAAAACGCGTTGGATAGGCGGTAAGAAATAAAAACGGCATGcttgactgaaacaaaaactggcAACACACCGGTAATAAGTCAGTCTGTTTTACAAATCGCCAGGTACTCGCTTACATGCACAACAAAATGCTTTCAGCTCGGCTTGTTATCCATAAAAAACAAAGCCCACTGAGGCCACGATCATAAATATGTACATCCAAAGTCCAGATGCTCGGTAACACACAGACCTGGGTCAAATAAACAGGCTTTAAGACAGGGATGGTCCATTTCACAACTAAACAGAGCAGATCCTACATAACTTGGGTGAATATTACCAGATCATCGGATTACAATCAGAAGGAGAATGACATTCAGCTTTTCTTATACCTTTAAAGGGTTGCAGAACAATTAAAATAATACTTCAGAGCGATAAATTATGAATTCCCAAAATTGTTGGTGGTAAGATGGGCTCATCAGGAGATCGTGAACACTAGATTAGTAGATTTCAGGAAGAAACGCAATATTCCACGCACatgtaccaaaaaaaaaaaaaaaagtgtccttTGAAGTGTAATACTAAGCACTTGTGAGTCTTGTAAGTGGACACCAACACTGTTTTCTAAAGTGCAACTGAACCAAAGCTCGAGTACCTTCCAGCTGATTGCAAAGAAACCAACACAACCGACAAAACCGATCTGCACACactcatgaacacacacacacacacacaaaacgccTCCTGCTTCGAGCCCTTTAATTCAGGAAGTCTTAAATTGTTCGTCTCCCTCCCCCATGATTCctgctgccaaaaaaaaaaaaaaaacacttcaacacACATCTTTAGCTTCTACGTCACTCGAGTCACACGGATTATATCAACATGTCGTTACAGGAAACTGTAGGGTTACAAATGGTCACCAGTTAAtagaaagaacacaaaaaccCAACAACACATCCCATCAACACAGCTATCTGTACACATTTGTCCTGCTTGCTGTAATACTGGAGGAAATGATGCATCACGctggcttaaaaaaaacaaaacaaaacaaaaagctttcCTGTTTGTGTCTGAAATAAACCAGCGCCTGCcgggaggaaaagaaggaagaCCTCGGCTGACCAGCCAGGCGGAAACGAGTCCCGAGCAGTCGAGTTATTGCTAGGAACTAATAAATACTCAGTGCATGAAGCCGCTCAGATGGACGCAGGTAATGAGATGGTAAACAAAGAGGATTCCTTCATTAAGGTGAGCGACGGCGTGCATCAGTTACCGACTGCTCTGCACAGATGTCAGCTCTAGAGAGAACCCTCATTAGCTCGTTATGATGGaatgctgaaaatgtcaaaatcttaATTATGTGCAGCtctaaaatgtggatatttCTCTTTAAAGGTGATTCAGTTCCAAGTTTTAGtcagaaaaagcagaaatcagCCACGTTTCAATAGACCATTTATAAAGGGTGGAGTAAGTCCGTTTAATAAATCATTTCCTAACGTTTTATAAATAATAGAGCAGAAAATTAACAGCTAGGTGGCTTTTTAGTTACTGGAAAACATCTGTACCAGACTGTTTAGCAACAGCCTCGATTCATTATTATAAACCGTCAGAAAACTTTATTAGCATGTCTAACTGCAGAACTGTTGGATTGTTAGACGTTTAACAACCTTTAAACTGCACTATTTCCAAACACAAGAGGGATTTTTCACAACCTGGCAACCCAACTGATTTCTAAAAGCATCAGCAAATGATTTATTTGACTTATAAACCCTTTACTAGAGAACAGAAGCCTGGAATCTGTGCAGTCGCCTCACTCAGCATCCCATACTGGAAGTAAACAGAGCACCTTAAGACGTAATATTAGAGAGTGTTGCATTGAAGACAAACAACTATTAGTGCGTTTGTCAGAACTCTCTTTCTGTTGTAGACAACAAAAAGACGTCCTGCAAAGAGTGGAATTtgttctaaaaataaaaccatgcGATGCAACACAGacgtcaacaacaacaaactgctGGCTGTTTTAAACACGGCTGGAACTGCTTTATAGTGTTTGTCTGCTGATGTGGAATGATACAGGAAACATAGAAGACATAGAGTTTAATGAACTAGAACGGCACCAGCCAGAAACTCATTCTGTGCATCACTGTTATGGGCTGTGCTACTATAGAGAACATTCAAACACCACCAGGATCCGCTCCTGCTTCCACACCGACCGACCGTCGAATGCGACTGAAGGTTTTTGGCGCTCAGATCAACATTTGCTCACTTTGGAGAGACTTTTTTCCTTCTAAATAAGCACTGAAGAGCTGTTGTGTGAGAATATGGAgagtttgcattttgttttagtGGATCATTCTGGTGAAGTTTGCAGGAAAACAAagcctatttaaaaaaaaacttcctctAATCTCCTCGTCCACCAGAGGAAACTGTCAGAACTGGACTCCAacgtgggttttttttttctgcaatgaTGGCTAAAATGAGTGCAAACTATCAACTTTCTTCAGTATGGGATGCTGCATCCTTGTCATGATATAATCCTCATTTTTGGGTATTTAGGTCGGTGAGGCTGCAGCGCGTTGCCATGACAACTGGAACAAACCCAAGGGATGGCAGAGGAGCGCCGACGGACTCCGATCAGAAAACA
It encodes the following:
- the LOC110962357 gene encoding zinc finger protein 287-like isoform X1, which translates into the protein MYSEGRVTLEEQENSDHKEEKAMLDTLSWSPRAAGGAADLPVLQVTTGAVCAQSVLTTAACLIHPRVVFCPRRSQAAALWFWEMGRSQMLRQLVTERLCSAAEEICSLLEQTAEEHQAEGVQYRTQIIQEVQEVQELSVSKPRVVILPPDPQLVVQKVLPLQKTEQTELQNETPVLLPIEEEPKTQKTQQTQTASDFKVPPEVPGCRSPGFWEMGRSQMLRKLVTERLCSAAEEICGLLEQTVEEHQAEGVQYRRQIIQLRQQVQELSVSNPRVVILPPDDVKVPLRRSKSQETVRRRRTQHGRNSCRLCGEKFTSSSDLCCHMRLLHKGQKAFKCSHCNSQFSRLDYLTLHSKSHKRGKELHKCSFCEKCFSQNTNLTVHLKTHKQRKPFFCRVCDKKIAFQLHFKSYGHSSKDKMFCCLLCDEKFDTRQDLRRHKDVHENGESSADV
- the LOC110962357 gene encoding uncharacterized protein LOC110962357 isoform X2, with translation MYSEGRVTLEEQENSDHKEEKAMLDTLSWSPRAAGGAADLPVLQVTTGAVCAQSVLTTAACLIHPRVVFCPRRSQAAALWFWEMGRSQMLRQLVTERLCSAAEEICSLLEQTAEEHQAEGVQYRTQIIQEVQEVQELSVSKPRVVILPPDPQLVVQKVLPLQKTEQTELQNETPVLLPIEEEPKTQKTQQTQTASDFKVPPEVPGCRSPGFWEMGRSQMLRKLVTERLCSAAEEICGLLEQTVEEHQAEGVQYRRQIIQLRQQVQELSVSNPRVVILPPAPVLAPTPVFPAAPVAPAPTASVSVSRFTRRNRRRRAEEEASGAHRRKYVRKVAFNKCTKCGQPKTKEFGHSRFGSATFCPSFSGGKSLEEWLAEQKQKPGNPPPHL